One genomic region from Kamptonema formosum PCC 6407 encodes:
- a CDS encoding transglycosylase domain-containing protein yields MSTNAIQNNQRENSAPVFEFVQSVSKVTAGTILGITMLASSVVAGGLVGLAISFRNLPDVRILQSYSPTETSHIYDITGKPIASIHDEANRDVVPLNKISPHLKRAVLAIEDSNFFTHKGINPGGIARAFLVNLERGKTVEGGSTMTMQLVKNLFLSPRREFSRKIAEAVMAIRLEQILKKDQILDLYLNQVYWGHNLYGVETAAQSYFGKSSADLTLAEGAMMAGLISAPEEYSPFVKYEVAKERQLIVLNRMKELKWITAEEESAARKQPIKLGKITSFSKSQVPYVTEAVVDELTKRFGRDAVLKGGMRVQTTIDLKLQRLAESTVKESHERLYNYGIYRDYDQGQIALVAVDPRTHFVKAMAGGVDYKKSQYNRAIQARRQPGSAFKPFVYYTAFASGKYAPDSVVYDSPVSYRDGDGYYSPQNYGGGGFSGAVSIRRALEVSLNVPAIKIGQAVGLNKVIEVCRILGIKSPMEPVISLPLGAVDLTPLEMAGAFATFANNGWQSDTTFIAQVTDSSGNVLLDNTPKPKLVLDPWAAASLNNVLQGVINQGTATAARIGRPAAGKTGTTSSERDIWFVGYVPQLAVAVWVGNDDYRPLSYGATGGTMVAPVWRDFMSQALQNVPVENFRPASDFERP; encoded by the coding sequence GTGTCAACCAACGCTATCCAAAATAACCAGCGGGAAAACTCGGCTCCCGTCTTTGAGTTCGTTCAGTCAGTTAGTAAAGTAACAGCAGGAACCATACTCGGCATCACGATGCTTGCCAGTTCGGTAGTAGCTGGCGGACTGGTTGGTTTAGCGATCAGCTTCCGCAACCTCCCAGACGTTCGCATCCTGCAAAGCTACTCTCCCACAGAAACGAGCCATATTTATGACATCACTGGCAAACCGATAGCTAGTATCCACGATGAGGCTAACCGAGATGTCGTACCCCTCAACAAAATTTCGCCCCACTTGAAGCGAGCAGTCTTAGCGATCGAAGACAGTAATTTTTTCACCCACAAAGGTATTAACCCTGGTGGTATTGCGCGTGCATTTTTGGTCAACTTGGAGCGAGGCAAAACCGTTGAAGGCGGCTCGACGATGACGATGCAGCTAGTGAAAAACCTGTTTTTGTCTCCTCGGCGCGAATTTAGCCGCAAAATAGCTGAGGCTGTGATGGCCATCCGCTTAGAGCAAATTCTTAAGAAAGATCAGATTTTAGATCTGTATTTGAATCAGGTTTACTGGGGCCACAATTTGTACGGGGTAGAAACTGCTGCTCAAAGTTATTTTGGCAAGTCGTCTGCGGACTTAACCTTGGCAGAAGGGGCGATGATGGCGGGTTTGATTTCAGCTCCCGAAGAGTACAGCCCTTTTGTTAAATATGAGGTGGCTAAAGAGCGGCAGCTCATTGTTTTAAATCGGATGAAGGAGCTTAAATGGATTACGGCAGAAGAAGAAAGTGCCGCTCGTAAGCAACCGATTAAGTTGGGAAAGATTACTTCGTTTAGCAAGAGTCAGGTTCCTTACGTAACCGAAGCAGTGGTAGATGAGCTGACTAAGCGGTTCGGTCGAGATGCAGTTCTCAAGGGGGGGATGCGGGTTCAGACGACGATCGATTTGAAACTCCAGCGTCTAGCTGAATCTACGGTGAAGGAATCCCACGAACGTCTTTATAATTACGGAATTTATCGCGATTACGATCAAGGTCAAATTGCTCTGGTGGCTGTCGATCCCCGCACTCACTTCGTTAAGGCAATGGCGGGTGGCGTAGATTACAAGAAAAGCCAATACAACCGCGCCATTCAAGCTCGGCGACAACCTGGTTCTGCCTTTAAGCCTTTCGTTTACTATACTGCTTTTGCCTCTGGCAAATATGCCCCTGATTCTGTTGTCTACGATAGTCCAGTTAGCTACCGCGATGGTGACGGTTACTACTCTCCGCAAAACTACGGCGGCGGCGGATTTTCTGGTGCTGTCAGTATTCGCAGAGCTTTAGAGGTATCGTTAAATGTGCCGGCGATCAAGATTGGTCAGGCAGTCGGACTGAATAAAGTAATTGAAGTTTGCCGGATTCTGGGTATTAAGAGTCCGATGGAACCTGTAATTTCTCTGCCTTTGGGTGCTGTTGACTTGACTCCTTTGGAAATGGCTGGGGCTTTTGCTACCTTTGCTAATAATGGTTGGCAATCGGACACTACTTTTATTGCTCAAGTAACTGACAGCAGCGGCAACGTTTTGCTGGACAACACACCCAAACCTAAGCTAGTTCTTGACCCTTGGGCCGCTGCTTCTCTCAATAATGTGCTGCAAGGGGTGATTAACCAAGGAACGGCAACAGCAGCCAGGATCGGGCGGCCCGCAGCCGGCAAAACTGGGACTACATCTTCGGAGCGCGATATCTGGTTTGTCGGTTACGTACCGCAGTTAGCCGTTGCGGTTTGGGTGGGCAATGACGATTACAGACCTTTGAGCTACGGTGCTACGGGCGGTACAATGGTAGCTCCAGTTTGGCGCGATTTTATGAGCCAAGCTTTGCAGAATGTACCAGTAGAAAACTTTCGGCCCGCTTCTGACTTTGAGCGGCCCTAG
- the tyrS gene encoding tyrosine--tRNA ligase, with protein sequence MSSNQTSTLTSDFSRLLRGISEIFPNQPDSENPDENLIQRLATTDRPLRIKLGIDPTGADIHLGHSIPVRKLRAFQDAGHTAVLIIGDFTARIGDPTGKSEARRQLTPEDVAQNAQTYIDQVRPILDFDTPGRLEIRYNSEWLSKLDLTKILELLATMTVGQMLAKEGFDTRLEQGTPIYLHEFLYPLMQGYDSVAVEADVELGGTDQKFNLAVGRDLQRHFRIRPQFGMLTPILIGTDGIQKMSKSLNNYVGLSEHPSLMYQKLQRVPDNLLEQYFELLTDLPLNELPPDPRQRQQLLAFDVVKQYYDEETAIQARQTAMTIGQGDTTQADAVPEFSVGEVKFPAKLFYILSASGLCASSNEARRKIQENGVKLDGDRVSDVNLAFESPADLQDKVLQVGKNKFVRLVP encoded by the coding sequence ATGTCTTCTAATCAAACTTCAACTCTAACTTCCGATTTTTCGCGACTGCTGCGGGGCATCAGCGAGATTTTCCCCAATCAGCCTGATTCTGAGAACCCTGATGAGAATTTAATCCAACGACTGGCAACTACAGACCGACCTTTGCGGATTAAATTAGGTATCGATCCTACTGGAGCCGACATTCACTTAGGACACAGCATCCCTGTTCGCAAACTTCGTGCTTTTCAGGATGCGGGTCATACAGCAGTCTTAATCATCGGTGATTTTACCGCAAGAATTGGCGATCCGACAGGGAAATCTGAGGCCCGCCGCCAGCTAACACCGGAGGATGTGGCTCAAAATGCCCAAACTTACATTGACCAAGTGCGTCCGATTTTAGATTTTGATACCCCTGGACGGTTGGAAATTCGCTATAACTCGGAGTGGCTGTCTAAGCTTGACTTGACAAAAATTTTGGAACTATTGGCGACGATGACGGTGGGGCAGATGCTCGCCAAGGAGGGCTTTGACACCCGATTGGAACAGGGGACTCCGATTTATCTGCATGAGTTCCTTTACCCGTTGATGCAAGGTTATGATTCTGTGGCAGTAGAGGCTGATGTGGAGTTGGGGGGGACTGACCAAAAGTTTAATCTGGCGGTGGGGCGAGATTTGCAGCGCCATTTTCGGATTAGGCCGCAGTTTGGGATGCTAACGCCGATTTTGATCGGGACTGATGGTATTCAGAAGATGTCGAAGTCTCTGAACAATTATGTGGGTTTGTCGGAACATCCGAGTTTGATGTACCAAAAATTGCAACGGGTTCCCGATAATTTGTTAGAGCAATATTTTGAGCTATTGACAGATTTGCCATTGAATGAATTGCCGCCAGATCCGCGACAAAGACAGCAATTGTTAGCCTTTGATGTTGTAAAACAATATTACGATGAGGAGACTGCTATTCAAGCGCGGCAAACGGCGATGACTATTGGTCAAGGTGATACTACACAAGCTGATGCTGTGCCGGAATTTTCTGTGGGAGAGGTCAAGTTTCCCGCGAAGTTGTTTTATATTCTGAGTGCTAGCGGTTTGTGTGCCAGTAGTAATGAAGCTCGGCGGAAGATTCAAGAAAATGGGGTAAAGTTGGATGGCGATCGCGTTTCTGATGTTAATCTTGCTTTTGAGTCGCCTGCTGATTTACAGGATAAGGTTTTGCAGGTGGGGAAAAATAAGTTTGTCCGCTTAGTTCCTTAA
- a CDS encoding DUF1825 family protein, whose amino-acid sequence MGFFDSEIVQQEAKQLFEDYQSLIKLGSNYGKFDREGKKMFISQMEAMMDRYRIFMKRFELSEDFMAQMTVEQLKTQLGQFGVTPQQMFEQMHSTLERMKSELEKQV is encoded by the coding sequence ATGGGATTTTTTGATTCAGAAATAGTTCAGCAAGAAGCCAAGCAGTTGTTTGAGGATTATCAATCCCTGATCAAACTGGGTAGCAACTACGGCAAATTTGACCGTGAAGGTAAAAAGATGTTCATCTCCCAGATGGAAGCCATGATGGATCGTTACCGCATCTTTATGAAACGGTTTGAGCTTTCAGAGGACTTCATGGCTCAGATGACAGTAGAACAGTTAAAGACACAATTGGGTCAATTTGGGGTAACGCCCCAGCAAATGTTTGAGCAAATGCACTCAACGCTGGAGCGGATGAAGTCAGAACTAGAAAAACAAGTCTAG
- a CDS encoding aldehyde dehydrogenase, whose product MNHPIVAISDLIDRQRQFFATGKTKDLTFRIEQLKRLKEAISFNQSRIVEAVNADLNRPEYEAYFEIATVSEINHAIKHLKSWVKPKKVPTSIDQFPASASIYPEPKGVVLIIGPWNYPFQLMMSPLVGAIAAGNCAILKPSEIAAHTSKLVAEIISQNFDSAYIAAVEGGVEISQQLLAEKFDHIFFTGGIKIGQVVMEAAAKHLTPVTLELGGKSPCIVDSEIQVEYTAKRIAWGKFINAGQTCIAPDYLLVDRKVKPELLKAIKASIQEFYGENPAKSPDYCRIINQKHFGRLADFLKEGELIIGGEINLEDRYISPTVIDGISWDSPVMKEEIFGPILPVLEYDDLGEAIAKINARPKPLALYFFSKNKGKQQRVLHETSSGGVCINDTVMQFGVTSLPFGGVGDSGIGSYHGKASFDTFSHYKSVLKKSFLLDLKWRYAPYQGKVDLIKKMIG is encoded by the coding sequence ATGAACCATCCCATAGTAGCAATCAGCGACCTGATCGATCGGCAACGGCAGTTTTTTGCAACTGGCAAGACCAAAGACTTAACCTTTCGGATTGAACAGCTTAAGCGACTCAAAGAAGCTATCTCTTTCAATCAATCACGGATTGTAGAAGCTGTTAATGCTGACCTTAATCGACCAGAGTATGAGGCTTATTTTGAAATTGCGACAGTCTCAGAAATCAATCATGCCATTAAGCACCTAAAATCGTGGGTAAAACCGAAGAAAGTCCCAACTTCCATCGATCAATTTCCTGCATCTGCCAGCATTTATCCCGAACCGAAGGGAGTTGTGCTAATTATCGGGCCTTGGAATTACCCTTTTCAGTTAATGATGTCACCTTTGGTAGGCGCGATCGCGGCGGGTAACTGCGCTATCCTCAAACCCTCTGAAATAGCTGCTCATACCTCCAAACTTGTAGCAGAAATAATTTCTCAAAACTTTGATTCTGCTTATATTGCAGCAGTTGAAGGTGGAGTAGAAATTAGCCAACAATTACTAGCAGAAAAATTTGACCATATCTTCTTTACTGGTGGCATCAAAATCGGTCAAGTAGTGATGGAAGCAGCAGCAAAACATCTAACGCCAGTAACTCTGGAATTAGGAGGGAAAAGTCCTTGCATTGTAGACTCCGAAATTCAAGTTGAATATACGGCAAAACGGATTGCCTGGGGTAAATTTATCAATGCTGGTCAAACTTGTATTGCTCCTGATTATTTGTTAGTAGATCGGAAAGTTAAGCCGGAATTGCTAAAGGCAATTAAGGCATCAATTCAAGAATTTTACGGTGAAAATCCGGCAAAAAGTCCTGACTATTGCCGAATTATCAATCAAAAGCATTTTGGACGCTTGGCAGATTTTTTGAAAGAGGGAGAATTGATTATTGGCGGCGAGATAAATCTAGAGGATAGATATATTTCTCCGACAGTAATAGATGGGATTTCCTGGGATTCGCCCGTGATGAAAGAGGAGATTTTTGGCCCGATCTTGCCAGTATTGGAATATGATGATTTAGGGGAAGCGATCGCTAAAATCAATGCTCGTCCTAAACCTTTGGCTTTGTATTTTTTCTCGAAAAATAAAGGGAAACAACAGCGAGTTTTGCATGAAACTTCGTCAGGAGGGGTGTGTATAAATGATACGGTGATGCAATTTGGGGTGACATCTTTACCTTTTGGGGGAGTTGGAGATAGTGGGATTGGAAGCTATCATGGCAAGGCGAGTTTTGATACTTTTTCCCATTATAAAAGTGTCCTGAAAAAATCATTTCTACTCGATCTGAAATGGCGCTATGCTCCTTATCAGGGTAAGGTAGATTTGATTAAAAAGATGATCGGTTGA